One genomic window of Glycine soja cultivar W05 chromosome 9, ASM419377v2, whole genome shotgun sequence includes the following:
- the LOC114368541 gene encoding 3,7-dimethylxanthine N-methyltransferase-like, protein MVDNARTCLNRKPATFQFYLNDLFGNDFNTIFKSLPDFYTRLVEDNGHKNETPRRSLREVISLTLNDMLLEVLIEDEKLDSFNIPVYEPTVEEIRHVILEEESLFLQRLDIFTMSWDEGINDSFLDGNIRAEFVAKYTRAVMERLFYLQSSRQKL, encoded by the exons ATGGTTGATAACGCAAGAACCTGCTTGAATCGTAAACCAGCCACATTCCAATTTTATCTCAATGatttatttggaaatgatttcaATACCATCTTCAAGTCACTCCCTGACTTCTATACAAGATTGGTAGAAGATAATGGTCACAA AAATGAAACTCCTAGAAGAAGCCTTCGGGAAGTAATTAGCCTAACACTCAATGACATGCTCTTGGAG GTTTTGATTGAAGACGAAAAACTGGACTCATTTAACATACCAGTGTATGAACCTACAGTTGAGGAAATTAGGCATGTCATTCTGGAAGAAGAGTCATTGTTTCTTCAAAGACTAGATATTTTCACCATGTCTTGGGATGAAGGTATAAATGATTCTTTTCTAGATGGAAATATAAGAGCCGAATTCGTAGCCAAATACACAAGAGCTGTAATGGAGCGCCTCTTTTATCTGCAAAGTTCGAGGCAAAAGTTGTAA
- the LOC114425184 gene encoding 7-methylxanthosine synthase 1-like isoform X1 — protein MEREQLSLHMNGGKGQRSYANNSSLQRTIIRKTRSILEETITRLYCDTFPNNCLKVADLGCSVGSNTLLVTSNIIDIVDNRSTQLNREPPTFQFYLNDLFGNDFNTIFKSLPGFYERLLEDKGHKFSRCFINATPGSFYGRLFPSNSINLFHSSYSLHWLSQDPLLRSREVASLNKGHCHIVSTSPPEVYKAYLKQFQQDFKLFLKSRSEELVPGGAMVLLFFGRDETPRRTSFEVTSLILNDMLLEGLIEEEKMDSFNIPAYKPTVEEIRHVIEEEGSFFVQRLEILISPWYEGINIEGGDGFFVDGNVRAEYITKNIRAVMEPLLSTKFGGEVINELFIRFKKKIEQIMEVEKLEGATLVISMTKNH, from the exons atggaaagAGAACAACTATCCCTTCACATGAATGGTGGCAAGGGACAAAGGAGTTATGCAAACAACTCCTCACTACAA AGAACAATAATACGTAAAACCAGATCCATACTTGAAGAAACTATAACGAGGTTGTACTGTGATACTTTTCCTAATAATTGCTTAAAAGTGGCAGATTTGGGTTGCTCTGTAGGATCAAACACACTTCTTGTGACATCAAATATTATTGACATTGTTGATAACAGAAGCACTCAATTGAACCGTGAACCCCCCACATTCCAATTTTATCTCAACGATTTATTTGGAAACGATTTCAATACCATCTTCAAGTCACTCCCTGGTTTCTATGAAAGATTGCTAGAAGATAAGGGTCACAAGTTTAGTCGATGCTTTATTAATGCAACCCCTGGATCCTTCTATGGGAGGCTCTTTCCCAGTAATTCCATAAATCTTTTTCACTCCTCCTACAGTCTACACTGGCTTTCTCAG GATCCATTATTGAGGTCTAGGGAGGTAGCATCACTTAACAAGGGCCATTGTCACATAGTTAGCACAAGCCCTCCCGAGGTATACAAGGCTTACCTTAAGCAGTTTCAACAAGATTTTAAATTGTTTCTAAAATCACGTTCGGAGGAACTTGTGCCTGGAGGAGCAATGGTCTTATTGTTTTTCGGTAGAGATGAAACTCCTAGAAGAACCTCTTTTGAAGTAACTAGCCTAATACTCAACGACATGCTCTTGGAg GGTttgattgaagaagaaaaaatggacTCCTTTAACATACCAGCTTATAAACCAACGGTTGAAGAAATTAGGCATGTGATTGAGGAAGAAGGGTCATTCTTTGTTCAACGGTTGGAGATTTTAATCTCGCCTTGGTACGAAGGCATAAATATTGAAGGTGGTGATGGTTTTTTTGTTGATGGAAATGTAAGAGCCGAATACATTACCAAGAACATAAGAGCAGTAATGGAGCCTCTCTTGTCTACAAAGTTTGGTGGTGAAGTTATAAATGAACTATTCATCaggtttaaaaagaaaattgagcAAATAATGGAGGTGGAGAAATTGGAGGGTGCTACTTTGGTGATATCCATGACAAAAAATCATTGA
- the LOC114425187 gene encoding desiccation protectant protein Lea14 homolog, with protein MSQLLEKAKNYVAEKVTNMPKPEASVTDVDFKRVSRDSVEYLAKVSVQNPYSTSIPICEIKYSLKSAGREIAAGTIPDPGSLKASDTTMLDVPVKVPHSILLSLAKDIGADWDIDYQLDIGLVIDLPVIGNFTIPLSQKGEIKLPTLTDMFA; from the exons ATGTCGCAGTTGttggaaaaggccaaaaactaTGTTGCGGAGAAAGTCACCAACATGCCCAAGCCAGAGGCGAGTGTCACCGACGTGGACTTCAAGCGCGTGAGCCGCGACAGCGTCGAGTACTTGGCCAAGGTCTCCGTTCAGAACCCTTATTCCACTTCCATTCCCATTTGTGAGATCAAGTACTCCCTCAAAAGTGCTGGCAG GGAGATAGCAGCAGGAACAATACCTGACCCAGGGTCATTGAAGGCAAGTGACACAACAATGTTGGATGTGCCAGTGAAGGTGCCTCATAGCATATTACTGAGCTTGGCAAAGGACATTGGTGCAGATTGGGACATTGATTACCAATTGGATATTGGACTTGTTATTGACCTTCCTGTCATTGGCAACTTCACCATTCCTCTTTCTCAGAAGGGAGAGATCAAGCTCCCTACCCTCACTGACATGTTTGCCTAA
- the LOC114425184 gene encoding 3,7-dimethylxanthine N-methyltransferase-like isoform X2: MEREQLSLHMNGGKGQRSYANNSSLQRTIIRKTRSILEETITRSTQLNREPPTFQFYLNDLFGNDFNTIFKSLPGFYERLLEDKGHKFSRCFINATPGSFYGRLFPSNSINLFHSSYSLHWLSQDPLLRSREVASLNKGHCHIVSTSPPEVYKAYLKQFQQDFKLFLKSRSEELVPGGAMVLLFFGRDETPRRTSFEVTSLILNDMLLEGLIEEEKMDSFNIPAYKPTVEEIRHVIEEEGSFFVQRLEILISPWYEGINIEGGDGFFVDGNVRAEYITKNIRAVMEPLLSTKFGGEVINELFIRFKKKIEQIMEVEKLEGATLVISMTKNH; this comes from the exons atggaaagAGAACAACTATCCCTTCACATGAATGGTGGCAAGGGACAAAGGAGTTATGCAAACAACTCCTCACTACAA AGAACAATAATACGTAAAACCAGATCCATACTTGAAGAAACTATAACGAG AAGCACTCAATTGAACCGTGAACCCCCCACATTCCAATTTTATCTCAACGATTTATTTGGAAACGATTTCAATACCATCTTCAAGTCACTCCCTGGTTTCTATGAAAGATTGCTAGAAGATAAGGGTCACAAGTTTAGTCGATGCTTTATTAATGCAACCCCTGGATCCTTCTATGGGAGGCTCTTTCCCAGTAATTCCATAAATCTTTTTCACTCCTCCTACAGTCTACACTGGCTTTCTCAG GATCCATTATTGAGGTCTAGGGAGGTAGCATCACTTAACAAGGGCCATTGTCACATAGTTAGCACAAGCCCTCCCGAGGTATACAAGGCTTACCTTAAGCAGTTTCAACAAGATTTTAAATTGTTTCTAAAATCACGTTCGGAGGAACTTGTGCCTGGAGGAGCAATGGTCTTATTGTTTTTCGGTAGAGATGAAACTCCTAGAAGAACCTCTTTTGAAGTAACTAGCCTAATACTCAACGACATGCTCTTGGAg GGTttgattgaagaagaaaaaatggacTCCTTTAACATACCAGCTTATAAACCAACGGTTGAAGAAATTAGGCATGTGATTGAGGAAGAAGGGTCATTCTTTGTTCAACGGTTGGAGATTTTAATCTCGCCTTGGTACGAAGGCATAAATATTGAAGGTGGTGATGGTTTTTTTGTTGATGGAAATGTAAGAGCCGAATACATTACCAAGAACATAAGAGCAGTAATGGAGCCTCTCTTGTCTACAAAGTTTGGTGGTGAAGTTATAAATGAACTATTCATCaggtttaaaaagaaaattgagcAAATAATGGAGGTGGAGAAATTGGAGGGTGCTACTTTGGTGATATCCATGACAAAAAATCATTGA